Proteins encoded within one genomic window of Oncorhynchus masou masou isolate Uvic2021 chromosome 1, UVic_Omas_1.1, whole genome shotgun sequence:
- the LOC135544608 gene encoding RING finger protein 37-like isoform X2, giving the protein MVVNLCLPHFKTTIQCDKLCADGYDVTNLLSADPTVRRRGFKLEYFLRPPVQVTLQFGFQVEVCRVDVELWPWGMDRGQACKRLEISTSSDPPLPHNHSLEQGQSQVQQGQEKGQQWDQAKSQFKGHQWSLQAQQWSLQGQEKSQQWAQRGQTQSHTDTSQGDFRLVGRCELREETHVSFSHPCFRPRPPFPSLPPPPREGCRQEELWSRGPLSLGSVKQLRVSVPYGAGASAMGLKALAVWGLPSRCCPPEEAERVRIAHENASLRPAPQLSHLASAQSPPVVQPQPLSQTTTATSLLQVPEDFLDPLTQEVMLLPMLLPSGVSVDSSTLEEYQRREATWGRVPNDPFTGVPFIPEAQALPNPHLKSRIDRFLLQTGLEVREGMVGRQVQGESPHTSRLIPPERTGDSGDSAVTTAAAAIESANHQGALSRNSGTLTQTTQKRAESVNTERSHSTQQRGTGAFNNRVKNGKDRCAGKVGHKEGVVDRVSPQDIGPDLGSRRKRELEVWATLIRSKGKGEPTAAKAASASAGHAKELIPDSKRLRTDTNSTISTATVPSGSSHEHCSSASLDHEQRLSASLDQALLSALQGRPSFTSYTSQTPQVQHKHTDTPADTPTAFPISLLPPLLSPLPFLSLPGENRCGSCSCSLSVYSTSPSAYRLPCGHFLCRPCLHRKSRPLVTTAMPNHILCPTCNIPASSSNITRVHH; this is encoded by the exons ATGGTGGTGAATCTCTGCCTGCCACATTTCAAGACCACCATCCagtgtgacaag CTGTGTGCAGATGGGTATGACGTCACCAACCTCCTATCGGCCGACCCAACAGTCCGGAGGCGGGGTTTTAAGCTGGAGTACTTCCTTCGGCCACCCGTTCAG GTGACACTGCAGTTTGGTTTCCAGGTGGAAGTGTGTCGGGTGGATGTGGAGCTGTGGCCCTGGGGGATGGACCGTGGACAGGCCTGCAAGAGGCTGGAGATCAGCACCAGCTCTGATCCCCCACTCCCTCACAACCACAGCCTAGAGCAGGGCCAAAGTCAGGTCCAACAAGGCCAAGAGAAGGGCCAGCAATGGGATCAAGCCAAGTCCCAATTTAAAGGCCACCAATGGAGCCTCCAGGCCCAACAATGGAGCCTACAAGGCCAGGAGAAGAGCCAGCAATGGGCCCAACGTGGCCAAACTCAGAGTCACACAGACACCAGCCAGGGGGATTTCCGCCTCGTGGGACGCTGTGAACTAAGAGAAGAGACCCATGTCAGTTTCTCCCATCCCTGTTTCCGCCCGcgtcctccctttccctccctgccACCGCCCCCCCGAGAGGGGTGTAGACAAGAGGAGCTGTGGAGCAGGGGGCCGCTCTCACTAGGCTCTGTGAAGCAGCTCCGTGTGTCAGTGCCGTACGGTGCGGGTGCCTCTGCAATGGGGCTCAAGGCACTGGCAGTGTGGGGGCTGCCTTCTCGCTGCTGCCCTCCAGAGGAGGCGGAGAGGGTGAGAATAGCACATGAGAATGCTAGCCTGAGACCAGCGCCACAGCTTAGCCACTTGGCATCAGCGCAGTCTCCACCTGTCGTTCAACCACAGCCACTGTCACAGACGACAACAGCAACTAG CCTCTTGCAGGTCCCTGAGGATTTCCTGGACCCCCTGACCCAGGAAGTGATGCTGCTCCCTATGCTGCTGCCCAGCGGAGTGTCTGTGGACAGCTCCACTCTGGAGGAGTACCAGAGGAGGGAAGCTACCTGGGGTCGTGTCCCCAACGACCCCTTCACCGGTGTCCCCTTCATCCCTGAGGCACAGGCCCTCCCCAACCCCCACCTGAAGAGCCGCATCGACCGCTTCCTGCttcagacagggttagaggtcagggaggGGATGGTGGGGAGGCAGGTCCAGGGGGAGAGTCCGCACACCTCCAGGCTCATACccccagagaggactggggacagTGGGGACTCTGCTgtcactactgctgctgctgctatagaGTCAGCCAACCACCAGGGTGCACTTAGCAGAAACAGTGGGACACTCACACAGACTACCCAAAAACGTGCAGAAAGTGTAAATACTGAGAGGAGCCACTCTACACAGCAAAGGGGAACCGGAGCTTTTAACAACAGGGTGAAGAATGGGAAGGACCGGTGTGCTGGTAAAGTTGGTCATAAAGAAGGGGTAGTGGATAGAGTGAGTCCCCAGGATATAGGGCCAGATTTGgggagtaggaggaagagagagctgGAGGTTTGGGCCACTCTGATCCGCTCTAAGGGAAAGGGTGAGCCCACCGCGGCCAAAGCAGCCTCTGCTAGTGCTGGTCACGCCAAGGAGCTAATTCCTGACTCGAAAAGACTAAGAACAGACACAAACTCCACTATCTCCACAG CCACCGTTCCCAGCGGTAGCTCCCATGAGCATTGTTCGTCTGCCAGTCTAGACCATGAGCAGCGTTTGTCTGCCAGTCTCGACCAGGCCCTTCTCTCAGCCCTGCAGGGTCGACCCTCCTTTACCTCCTACACCTCCCAAACCCCCCAggtccaacacaaacacacagacacacccgcTGACACCCCAACAG CTTTTCctatttctctccttcccccccttctctctccccttccctttctctctctcccaggtgaGAACAGGTGTGGTTCATGTTCCTGCTCTCTGTCCGTCTACTCGACCTCTCCGTCAGCATACCGCCTGCCCTGTGGTCACTTCCTGTGCCGTCCCTGCCTACACAGGAAGTCCCGCCCACTTGTCACCACAGCAATGCCCAATCACATCCTATGTCCCACCTGCAATATCCCTGCCTCTTCCAGTAACATCACACGCGTGCATCACTGA
- the LOC135544608 gene encoding RING finger protein 37-like isoform X1, with protein sequence MPKWSPQRKAQVIVSSYISDSSCELFYENISRKHASVKTMVVNLCLPHFKTTIQCDKLCADGYDVTNLLSADPTVRRRGFKLEYFLRPPVQVTLQFGFQVEVCRVDVELWPWGMDRGQACKRLEISTSSDPPLPHNHSLEQGQSQVQQGQEKGQQWDQAKSQFKGHQWSLQAQQWSLQGQEKSQQWAQRGQTQSHTDTSQGDFRLVGRCELREETHVSFSHPCFRPRPPFPSLPPPPREGCRQEELWSRGPLSLGSVKQLRVSVPYGAGASAMGLKALAVWGLPSRCCPPEEAERVRIAHENASLRPAPQLSHLASAQSPPVVQPQPLSQTTTATSLLQVPEDFLDPLTQEVMLLPMLLPSGVSVDSSTLEEYQRREATWGRVPNDPFTGVPFIPEAQALPNPHLKSRIDRFLLQTGLEVREGMVGRQVQGESPHTSRLIPPERTGDSGDSAVTTAAAAIESANHQGALSRNSGTLTQTTQKRAESVNTERSHSTQQRGTGAFNNRVKNGKDRCAGKVGHKEGVVDRVSPQDIGPDLGSRRKRELEVWATLIRSKGKGEPTAAKAASASAGHAKELIPDSKRLRTDTNSTISTATVPSGSSHEHCSSASLDHEQRLSASLDQALLSALQGRPSFTSYTSQTPQVQHKHTDTPADTPTAFPISLLPPLLSPLPFLSLPGENRCGSCSCSLSVYSTSPSAYRLPCGHFLCRPCLHRKSRPLVTTAMPNHILCPTCNIPASSSNITRVHH encoded by the exons ATGCCAAAGTGGTCCCCCCAGAGAAAAGCTCAAGTGATTGTATCTTCATATATTTCAGACAGTTCGTGTGAGCTCTTCTACGAGAACATTAGCAGGAAGCACG CAAGTGTGAAGACCATGGTGGTGAATCTCTGCCTGCCACATTTCAAGACCACCATCCagtgtgacaag CTGTGTGCAGATGGGTATGACGTCACCAACCTCCTATCGGCCGACCCAACAGTCCGGAGGCGGGGTTTTAAGCTGGAGTACTTCCTTCGGCCACCCGTTCAG GTGACACTGCAGTTTGGTTTCCAGGTGGAAGTGTGTCGGGTGGATGTGGAGCTGTGGCCCTGGGGGATGGACCGTGGACAGGCCTGCAAGAGGCTGGAGATCAGCACCAGCTCTGATCCCCCACTCCCTCACAACCACAGCCTAGAGCAGGGCCAAAGTCAGGTCCAACAAGGCCAAGAGAAGGGCCAGCAATGGGATCAAGCCAAGTCCCAATTTAAAGGCCACCAATGGAGCCTCCAGGCCCAACAATGGAGCCTACAAGGCCAGGAGAAGAGCCAGCAATGGGCCCAACGTGGCCAAACTCAGAGTCACACAGACACCAGCCAGGGGGATTTCCGCCTCGTGGGACGCTGTGAACTAAGAGAAGAGACCCATGTCAGTTTCTCCCATCCCTGTTTCCGCCCGcgtcctccctttccctccctgccACCGCCCCCCCGAGAGGGGTGTAGACAAGAGGAGCTGTGGAGCAGGGGGCCGCTCTCACTAGGCTCTGTGAAGCAGCTCCGTGTGTCAGTGCCGTACGGTGCGGGTGCCTCTGCAATGGGGCTCAAGGCACTGGCAGTGTGGGGGCTGCCTTCTCGCTGCTGCCCTCCAGAGGAGGCGGAGAGGGTGAGAATAGCACATGAGAATGCTAGCCTGAGACCAGCGCCACAGCTTAGCCACTTGGCATCAGCGCAGTCTCCACCTGTCGTTCAACCACAGCCACTGTCACAGACGACAACAGCAACTAG CCTCTTGCAGGTCCCTGAGGATTTCCTGGACCCCCTGACCCAGGAAGTGATGCTGCTCCCTATGCTGCTGCCCAGCGGAGTGTCTGTGGACAGCTCCACTCTGGAGGAGTACCAGAGGAGGGAAGCTACCTGGGGTCGTGTCCCCAACGACCCCTTCACCGGTGTCCCCTTCATCCCTGAGGCACAGGCCCTCCCCAACCCCCACCTGAAGAGCCGCATCGACCGCTTCCTGCttcagacagggttagaggtcagggaggGGATGGTGGGGAGGCAGGTCCAGGGGGAGAGTCCGCACACCTCCAGGCTCATACccccagagaggactggggacagTGGGGACTCTGCTgtcactactgctgctgctgctatagaGTCAGCCAACCACCAGGGTGCACTTAGCAGAAACAGTGGGACACTCACACAGACTACCCAAAAACGTGCAGAAAGTGTAAATACTGAGAGGAGCCACTCTACACAGCAAAGGGGAACCGGAGCTTTTAACAACAGGGTGAAGAATGGGAAGGACCGGTGTGCTGGTAAAGTTGGTCATAAAGAAGGGGTAGTGGATAGAGTGAGTCCCCAGGATATAGGGCCAGATTTGgggagtaggaggaagagagagctgGAGGTTTGGGCCACTCTGATCCGCTCTAAGGGAAAGGGTGAGCCCACCGCGGCCAAAGCAGCCTCTGCTAGTGCTGGTCACGCCAAGGAGCTAATTCCTGACTCGAAAAGACTAAGAACAGACACAAACTCCACTATCTCCACAG CCACCGTTCCCAGCGGTAGCTCCCATGAGCATTGTTCGTCTGCCAGTCTAGACCATGAGCAGCGTTTGTCTGCCAGTCTCGACCAGGCCCTTCTCTCAGCCCTGCAGGGTCGACCCTCCTTTACCTCCTACACCTCCCAAACCCCCCAggtccaacacaaacacacagacacacccgcTGACACCCCAACAG CTTTTCctatttctctccttcccccccttctctctccccttccctttctctctctcccaggtgaGAACAGGTGTGGTTCATGTTCCTGCTCTCTGTCCGTCTACTCGACCTCTCCGTCAGCATACCGCCTGCCCTGTGGTCACTTCCTGTGCCGTCCCTGCCTACACAGGAAGTCCCGCCCACTTGTCACCACAGCAATGCCCAATCACATCCTATGTCCCACCTGCAATATCCCTGCCTCTTCCAGTAACATCACACGCGTGCATCACTGA